Proteins from a genomic interval of Deltaproteobacteria bacterium:
- a CDS encoding Hsp20/alpha crystallin family protein, with translation MAITKWSPLRELESTMERFNRLFDENIGRLRFTDEELATGTWYPSVDIYETKDEVVLKAELPGMEKKDFSIEVKDNMLMLKGERKFERETKEENYYRIERSYGTFHRSFTLPAAVDRDKIKAKYREGILEISMPKVESAKPKQVSVDIE, from the coding sequence ATGGCAATAACAAAATGGAGCCCCTTAAGAGAACTGGAAAGTACTATGGAAAGGTTCAACAGGCTTTTCGATGAAAATATCGGCAGGCTTAGATTCACTGATGAAGAACTTGCAACAGGTACGTGGTATCCGAGTGTGGATATCTATGAGACAAAAGATGAGGTTGTATTGAAAGCAGAACTACCAGGAATGGAGAAAAAAGATTTTTCTATTGAGGTGAAAGATAATATGCTTATGCTGAAAGGTGAGCGGAAGTTTGAACGCGAGACAAAAGAAGAAAATTATTACAGAATTGAGCGTTCGTACGGAACATTTCATAGGTCATTTACACTTCCTGCTGCAGTAGACAGGGACAAGATAAAGGCAAAATACAGAGAAGGGATCCTGGAAATCTCCATGCCGAAAGTAGAGTCTGCAAAACCAAAACAGGTTAGTGTAGATATTGAGTAA